One Candidatus Omnitrophota bacterium genomic window carries:
- a CDS encoding proton-conducting transporter membrane subunit yields MNALIICITLPFLAALLILILSKRLRSDLLTFALGSAFFASIFVIFSVIKHGQILFTKYICAWFSFSFIADGLSAFMASACALVSFLIVLYCRENSDAYGKRFYFWTALLVGNMLGLVFSANLILMLFFWEFASVCSWRLIRLNKDKESVKAASRAFITNLLGFFLLSAGIILIYINYHTLDLNSLRGANLTNLIAFLLFAGIVVRSAIFPLQSWLVEAAAAPTVVVALLSAVLFVKMGLYVFARVFSLTFLESALFINITLYFSVATLIVAAASALVETNIKKILVYSVISQIGYILIEFITQSTTSFKVGLIYLLAHCLAAAGLFLCAGIVEQKAKALNISDPGCSAKNFPKTSLAFLLCAFSVMGLPPFIGFWPKFFSILTLIRSGEIFAGVVAITGVLFTLFYLMRLYNRLFLSSNNDTLKENNNSIMVWVVLALGFLCLVLGVFFQGPFNLVSNLIK; encoded by the coding sequence ATGAACGCATTGATTATTTGCATAACTTTGCCTTTTTTGGCAGCACTCTTAATTTTGATTCTTTCTAAGAGGCTTAGGTCAGATTTGCTTACTTTTGCTTTGGGTAGTGCATTCTTTGCCAGCATATTTGTTATTTTCTCGGTAATAAAGCACGGGCAAATATTATTTACGAAATATATTTGTGCATGGTTTAGTTTTTCTTTTATTGCTGATGGATTAAGCGCATTTATGGCTTCTGCATGCGCTCTTGTGTCTTTCTTGATTGTTTTGTATTGCCGGGAAAACAGCGATGCTTATGGAAAACGTTTCTACTTCTGGACGGCTTTACTGGTTGGGAACATGTTAGGTTTAGTGTTTTCCGCAAATTTAATCCTTATGTTATTTTTTTGGGAATTTGCTTCAGTTTGTTCTTGGAGGCTTATTCGCCTAAATAAAGACAAAGAGAGCGTTAAAGCTGCGAGCCGAGCGTTTATTACTAATTTGCTGGGTTTCTTTTTATTATCAGCCGGAATTATTTTAATTTATATTAATTATCATACCTTAGATCTGAATTCTTTAAGGGGGGCAAATTTAACCAATCTTATAGCATTTTTGCTGTTTGCAGGAATTGTTGTAAGAAGTGCGATATTCCCCTTACAGTCTTGGCTGGTGGAAGCTGCAGCTGCTCCAACAGTAGTAGTCGCGTTATTAAGCGCTGTTTTGTTTGTGAAGATGGGCCTTTATGTTTTTGCGCGCGTTTTTAGCCTGACTTTTCTGGAAAGCGCGCTTTTTATAAACATAACGCTTTATTTTAGCGTGGCTACTTTAATTGTTGCAGCAGCTTCTGCGTTGGTGGAAACCAATATAAAAAAGATTTTAGTCTACTCGGTTATCAGCCAGATTGGTTATATTTTAATTGAATTCATAACTCAAAGTACCACATCTTTTAAGGTCGGCTTAATTTATTTGCTGGCTCATTGTCTTGCTGCCGCTGGGTTATTTTTGTGCGCTGGCATAGTGGAGCAAAAAGCTAAGGCATTAAATATAAGCGATCCGGGTTGTTCAGCAAAGAATTTTCCTAAAACCTCTTTGGCATTTCTTTTATGTGCATTCTCGGTTATGGGGCTGCCGCCTTTTATAGGCTTCTGGCCGAAGTTTTTTAGCATCCTTACTTTAATCAGGTCAGGGGAAATATTTGCAGGGGTTGTTGCGATAACCGGAGTATTGTTTACTCTATTTTATCTTATGCGTTTGTATAACAGGTTATTCCTTAGTTCTAATAATGATACTTTAAAAGAGAACAATAATTCAATAATGGTGTGGGTGGTTTTGGCCTTAGGGTTTTTGTGCCTAGTTCTTGGAGTATTTTTCCAGGGGCCATTTAATTTGGTATCTAACTTAATAAAATAA
- a CDS encoding proton-conducting transporter membrane subunit — translation MKTGLFLLFSLPLFLGFFILLIKPAKHRGNIALLSFLIGLISSLWLLVKAPSGLTINLVGSYDLLFSLNSFSKFILVFVNFFGLIVCFFSRGYNEIKDNRLYFSLLIWLIAFSNLACLSADFVIFLFGWGATLALLYALLNLGSSVSANKALVVVGFGDFSLILGVCLYIFITGSTLMPLSASVPLDSPLHWLAFVLMLIGAFAKAGCAPFHTWIPTASESAPLPVMAILPGSLDKLLGIYLLARVCSDFFVLNNAALMILLLIGSATIMFAVMLALIQHDLRKLLSFHAISQVGYMVLGFGTGLPIGACGAIFHMINNSIYKSGLFLTGACAAQKKNTFELDKMGGLARSMPVVFVSGVVFALSISGVPPFNGFSSKWMLYQGVISAFSNASISMKIVCILALLSAMFGSVLTLASFIKFIHAIFLGEDKKVEALPKISATMQFPLSVLAILCVLLGVFPYFFIKYFIQPVFMQEIMFTGNWNSLFAFIWIFVGLVAGLIFYNSREAKSQRQDNLFIGGEDVATFGPSFPATEFYKTLENIPVLSRLYLIFSIESFDFYNLIGAVLRLFGYIIYIFIDRVTDVISKLPVSLISLIGFLFKHRSR, via the coding sequence ATGAAAACCGGACTATTCTTACTTTTTTCCTTGCCTTTATTTCTTGGGTTTTTTATTTTATTGATAAAGCCCGCGAAACACAGGGGCAATATCGCATTGTTATCTTTTCTGATAGGGCTCATTTCTTCTCTTTGGCTTTTAGTAAAAGCGCCTTCCGGATTAACGATAAATCTTGTAGGTAGTTATGATTTATTGTTTAGTTTAAATTCTTTTTCAAAGTTTATTCTGGTATTTGTTAATTTCTTTGGTTTAATTGTCTGTTTTTTTTCAAGAGGTTATAACGAGATTAAGGATAATAGGCTGTATTTTAGCCTGCTTATCTGGTTGATCGCCTTTTCTAATTTAGCCTGCTTGAGCGCTGATTTTGTAATTTTTCTTTTTGGTTGGGGGGCTACATTAGCGTTACTTTATGCTTTATTAAACTTAGGCTCAAGTGTTTCCGCAAACAAAGCTTTGGTTGTTGTTGGATTCGGAGATTTTTCATTAATCTTAGGGGTATGTTTGTACATATTTATTACAGGATCTACTTTGATGCCTTTGTCAGCAAGCGTCCCATTAGATAGCCCGCTACATTGGTTGGCTTTTGTGTTAATGCTGATCGGTGCTTTTGCAAAAGCAGGATGCGCGCCGTTTCATACCTGGATTCCCACTGCCAGCGAATCCGCCCCTTTGCCGGTCATGGCGATATTGCCGGGCTCATTGGATAAATTGCTGGGGATCTATCTTCTAGCGAGGGTTTGCAGCGATTTCTTTGTTTTAAATAACGCAGCTTTAATGATTTTGCTATTAATCGGAAGCGCGACAATTATGTTTGCGGTGATGCTGGCTTTAATTCAACACGACTTAAGAAAATTGTTATCGTTTCATGCAATCAGCCAGGTTGGTTACATGGTTTTAGGTTTCGGTACCGGCCTTCCGATAGGAGCGTGTGGGGCGATATTCCATATGATTAATAACTCTATTTATAAAAGTGGCTTATTTCTAACCGGTGCGTGTGCCGCGCAAAAAAAGAATACATTTGAACTGGATAAAATGGGCGGGCTTGCTCGTTCAATGCCGGTAGTTTTTGTCTCGGGAGTTGTTTTTGCATTATCTATCTCTGGAGTGCCTCCATTTAACGGGTTTTCATCAAAATGGATGCTCTACCAAGGTGTTATATCAGCATTTTCAAATGCTTCTATCTCAATGAAAATAGTTTGCATATTAGCACTTTTGTCAGCGATGTTTGGAAGTGTTTTAACCTTGGCAAGTTTTATCAAGTTTATACATGCAATTTTCCTCGGAGAAGACAAGAAAGTAGAGGCGCTTCCCAAAATCTCGGCAACAATGCAGTTTCCTCTGTCTGTCTTAGCAATACTTTGTGTTTTGTTGGGTGTTTTTCCGTACTTTTTCATAAAATATTTTATCCAGCCTGTTTTTATGCAGGAAATAATGTTTACCGGGAATTGGAATAGCTTATTTGCTTTCATTTGGATATTCGTAGGTTTAGTTGCCGGGTTAATTTTCTATAATTCGCGGGAGGCTAAGTCTCAGAGGCAGGATAATTTATTTATAGGAGGGGAGGATGTGGCGACTTTCGGCCCAAGCTTCCCGGCAACAGAATTTTACAAGACATTAGAGAATATTCCTGTCCTAAGTAGGCTTTATTTGATTTTTAGTATAGAATCTTTTGATTTTTATAACTTAATAGGTGCAGTATTAAGGTTATTCGGGTACATAATTTATATTTTTATTGACCGCGTTACTGATGTTATTTCTAAATTACCGGTAAGTTTAATATCATTAATAGGTTTTTTATTTAAGCATAGATCGCGCTAA